From Brienomyrus brachyistius isolate T26 chromosome 21, BBRACH_0.4, whole genome shotgun sequence, the proteins below share one genomic window:
- the LOC125716251 gene encoding hippocampus abundant transcript 1 protein-like, which translates to MTGEKKKKKRLNRSILLAKKIIIKDGGTSQGIGEPSVYHAVVVIFLEFFAWGLLTTPMLTVLHQTFPQHTFLMNGLIHGVKGLLSFLSAPLIGALSDVWGRKSFLLLTVFFTCAPIPLMKISPWWYFAVISMSGVFAVTFSVIFAYVADITQEHERSTAYGLVSATFAASLVTSPAIGAYLSATYGDTLVVVLATGVALLDVGFILMAVPESLPEKMRPASWGAPISWEQADPFASLRKVGQDSTVLLICITVFLSYLPEAGQYSSFFLYLRQVIGFTSETVAAFIAVVGILSILAQTVVLGVLMRSIGNKNTILLGLGFQILQLAWYGFGSQPWMMWAAGAVAAMSSITFPAISAIVSRNADPDQQGVVQGMITGIRGLCNGLGPALYGFVFYLFHVELSEIEPVGTQEKNTQPNMANPTDESAIIPGPPFLFGACSVLLSLLVALFIPEHSGLGLRPPGYKKHGGTAQGHAHSHAHSPQAGGGEGKEPLLENSNV; encoded by the exons ATGACCggggagaagaagaagaagaagcggCTGAACCGCAGTATTCTTCTCGCCAAGAAAATCATTATTAAAGATGGAGGCACT TCTCAGGGCATCGGTGAGCCCAGCGTCTACCATGCCGTGGTGGTCATCTTCCTGGAATTCTTTGCCTGGGGTCTACTCACCACACCAATGCTCACG GTGTTACACCAGACCTTCCCACAGCACACCTTCCTGATGAACGGGCTGATTCATGGCGTCAAG GGTCTGCTGTCCTTCCTGAGCGCCCCCCTGATCGGGGCCCTCTCCGACGTATGGGGTCGCAAATCCTTCCTGCTGCTCACGGTCTTCTTCACCTGTGCTCCCATCCCCCTGATGAAGATCAGCCCTTG GTGGTACTTCGCGGTCATCTCCATGTCAGGCGTGTTCGCCGTCACCTTCTCCGTCATCTTCGCCTACGTGGCTGACATCACGCAGGAGCACGAGCGAAGCACGGCGTATGGCTTG GTGTCCGCCACCTTCGCGGCAAGCCTGGTGACGAGCCCGGCCATCGGCGCCTACCTGTCGGCGACTTATGGCGACAcgctggtggtggtgctggccaCGGGCGTGGCCCTGCTGGATGTCGGCTTCATCCTGATGGCCGTGCCGGAGTCCCTGCCGGAGAAGATGAGGCCGGCCTCCTGGGGGGCACCGATCTCCTGGGAGCAGGCCGACCCCTTCGCC TCCCTGCGCAAGGTGGGCCAGGACTCCACGGTTCTGCTCATCTGCATTACGGTATTCCTGTCCTACCTTCCCGAGGCCGGCCAGTACTCCAGTTTCTTCCTCTATCTCAGACAG GTCATAGGGTTTACCTCAGAGACGGTGGCAGCCTTCATCGCAGTGGTGGGAATCCTGTCCATCCTAGCCCAG ACGGTTGTGCTGGGGGTCCTAATGCGCTCCATCGGGAACAAAAACACCATCCTTCTGGGCCTGGGCTTTCAGATACTGCAGCTGGCCTGGTACGGCTTTGGATCTCAGCCCTG GATGATGTGGGCAGCTGGGGCAGTGGCCGCCATGTCCAGCATCACTTTCCCGGCCATCAGTGCCATCGTGTCCCGCAATGCCGATCCTGACCAGCAGG gtGTGGTCCAGGGCATGATCACTGGCATCCGTGGCCTTTGTAACGGCCTGGGCCCAGCGCTCTACGGCTTTGTGTTCTACCTGTTCCATGTGGAGCTCAGCGAGATAGAGCCGGTGGGCACACAGGAGAAGAACACGCAGCCCAACATGGCCAACCCCACCGATGAG AGTGCCATCATTCCTGGCCCCCCTTTCCTGTTTGGGGCCTGCTCTGTGCTGCTCTCCCTGCTGGTGGCGCTCTTCATTCCCGAGCACAGCGGCCTCGGCCTCCGGCCCCCTGGCTACAAGAAACACGGTGGCACTGCCCAGGGCCACGCCCACAGCCACGCCCACAGCCCGCAGGCCGGGGGGGGTGAGGGCAAGGAGCCTCTCCTGGAGAACAGCAATGTGTAG